The Gossypium hirsutum isolate 1008001.06 chromosome A13, Gossypium_hirsutum_v2.1, whole genome shotgun sequence nucleotide sequence atagtattattttcatacattatcatatttattattatgcctattattttcactattatcacttattattttattttaatattattatatatattcttcatatatgttatgtacatattttttttaatatctattttatacatatgtatatattatattttttttacattactagttatatatttttactatcttatgtatatacttcaaacactatatatagtatatttctaacactattactatttatatatatatattgtacgtacatactcttaatatctttattatgtatatattcattgtttttatCTCACATTGGATGttattattacgtttaatatattgcatgcattgttattgttttaatatttttgtcatatttattatttgtttcaatgtatttccaacttctttattttttgtctcccgcccattttatatcattctggtgttcattactttaaagatttttatttatgtttttactaatttcaataaataaggcaatgtttcgcattttggaacgtcgaagaattgtgccctaacttacggggtttcggttctctcgttggttctaaatagctaaatatccttttgagttttgaaatacaCGGATTTCCAATAcaaattaaaagacgaccttgtgctcgggaattcatgatattgtgtcctaacttacgggatgtgacactccgatatctcgagataaggaaatctttaaacaaatcgatttaagctaattcaagaattttaaaatcagtattaatagaaaagatcgtatttcaagtcccttccccgatttttaattttcaacattaagatactaactaatcaattcggtaccaattttttagGCGTgccgagggtgctaatccttcctcgcacgtaaccgactcccgaactcattctctcaagtttcgtagaccaaaggccctgtcttagtaaactaaaattgatttattaaaacaaaggtgatccgatcacacctaataaaagattggtggcgactcccgtttaaattttcactttcaaacaaagtcgatccccgtttttaaaagaatggtttcgacatcCTAGAAGCCCAACACAAGTACTAAGATATTCAATGATTCCTAACATTAAATGGATTGATCTAGTTCAAACACATGACAAGAAACGGTCCGAAGTAACAGAAACAtcacatgcatacatacatacatacatacatatatatatgtatgtatgtctaTACAGTGTGGAGAAATATCTTTCTAAGGGAAGAACTTGGTCATTATCAACAGCACATTTTGAACGAAAATATCAACAGTTACAAAataatgcttagtcataaagcaATTCGCCACTTAAATTACCTGGCTTATTAATGATCTTAGGAAAAGAGTAGGAAAAAATGGCTGAAATCATCAGTCAGAGATTGCCATTTGccaataaagaaaaaaatcaagtagTTCCCTTTTTGCAAATACACTAACTTCCTTAGCCCATGCCATATGTTATGCAAGCCTGGAGAGAACTGTTCTCTCTAGGGAGGTTTTTGCTAGAGAGAGATAGAAGCAAGGGAAAGCGTTTGATTATGACCTTGAGTCACTTTGCTAGCACAAAGAAATTCTTTAACTTGGATAAGGTGGCAAGTGATTTTGTGGATCACCATTGGAGGTGAAAGACTTGGAAGGCTTAACCTCAATAACAAGTTTGGTGCTCAAAGGATACATGGGTCTTTTAAACTTTAGATTACGATATTTAAGACCTAAGGTTTGTTTGATATAAAATCtatttaatatcatattatttatttatctatactATAATAAAGTCTTTTGCTAAGTTTGATTTCACGAGTCAACTTGACACTAATTCAAATAggaaaatgactaaaaaaatCCTTCTATTCAAAAAGTAACAAATACTATTATAAAGGTGTTCttgtcttttatatttaaaattaattaaaataacaatttaaacCCAAGATAAATTTACAAATTCCGAGATGTTATGTGCTAATTGTAAGTTATGGACTTTGATTCCACGTAAGAAAATATGAGATTTCCTAAGACGTTTGTATGGACCTAGGCTCTTCATTCTCAATAGCTGACTTTTGAgtttaataatacaaaaaattcGTATCATGGGACTTGAACATAAGATACTAATATCCCAAAATCAAAATTCtaccattttaatcaaaatttcttttgttttttttcttacattttctttttttcacgCACATTCTACAGGTTCCATAATTTCTGTTAAAAAGTAATCACGAACTTTTTGTAAAACAAATGTAAAAAATatcttaattcaattaaaaaaattactaccATGAAATAGATATTAATCGACTTTGATCTTTctactaaataaatttatataataataataaatccaaATGGCATTGCCTGTAGGTAATTAAAAGATCACAAGTTTTCAAAGGATTGTGAATAAcgattagttttattttaaaatgttcatATATTTCACCTAATTTAATGTGCTTAAAAGTATAATCAAATGTagaatattattttcatatttatttttaaattattatttttacaaataattttattacaaatattttttaattttttcttatcgTTTGATCCTCAAACCTTGGTTCTTGGATTATTGAACAAATCTCCAACTGAGAATTATTTTCCACTAGTTTGATTACCCGTATTGAGCTACCTCCCACTAGGTTGCCTAGCATGCCTTCTGTCCTCCTCATCTCCTTTTTCACACCATTCGATTCTTCTTCTAATTGCTTCGTTTTTGTTTCTAATACCTGTAGTCCTTCGTGTAATCTGATGCGCTTTAGTAGGAGATTTTCCACCTGCCATTTTTGAATTTCTAGACAAACTTCAGTCACATCATCTTTCGATATTTCTTTTTCAAATGAATTGTCCTCAGAAAATAATGATGACACCTGGTTcataaacaatttaaacaataagATAATTTCATGTTTAGTTGTTTATACGtactaatcttttttttctttgattcatTAATCTTTACTAGGTTAGGCATAAAATTGTTACCCACTATCATGTATGTTTTTTTGGGTATTCAAGGATcaatattatatatgaatatgtgtttaCGGGAGAGAGATCCATTTACAGCAGTGTAAATCTTAAATGGTTTTCTTTTCTATAActttttatactattaatattttaacaattcaactaTCATATATTCTCTATTCATGTTGATTATTTATGTCAAGtttggtataaattaaaattttcttactgttcgttttatgtaaaaaaaacaactttcaatctttaaatgtaaaaaaatatagataatatTTTAGATAGATACGAGAGAGATATCATATCCtttcaaaaatttacatgcatgacaagAACAAATATATGATAagtttaatggttaaattgttaaaatattaattatataaaaagttataaaagacTGTAAAACTACTTAAGTTTTATACCGAGTAAGTGGCTCCCtcccgtatatatatgtgtgtgtgaacAATACAAAGATATATGTGCCAAAAGCTCAAACGAACAAGTAGCTAACTCTTCGTTAGCACTTTCAATGTAAGCTTTTGTATgcaaatattttaaaagataaacaactaattaaaaataattcaattaaatgtttaaattgaatgataaAAGATATACTAACCGTAGAAAACACGCATTTGACTTCAGCGATAAATTTGCACTCCGCACAATAGTAAATCAACtctttttggtttcttttttgcTCGCAAACATCACAATAAAATTCCTCCTCTTCTTCATCCGAGTTCAACTCAAATTCAAAAGGAGATTTTGTAAGAGTTAAAGGATGGAGATGAGATTTGTGCTTTATTGTTTCAAGTGCTGAAGGATGACACTGGAAATGGATGTTAATGTCACATAGCACACATCGAAGGATGAAGTTATGGCAGTTTACACAACAAAGATGGCAAGTAACATCGGCTGTTTTCTCAAAGAGAGTGAGAAGGTGTTGATGGCCAATAAACGTAATAGAGGGCAGCAGTTTATAACAATCCAAGTGAAGGTTAAACTTACACTCAGATTTCCGACAACTATATGCTAAGAGAGTTAAATCAATGCCTCGGAAACATGCATCACAAGTGCGGATATGATCATTGTATGGAAGGTATTTGATGGTGAGAGGGTGTTTGGAATGAAAAGGATGCTTAAAATTTACAGAGCTGTAAGGTAATTTAACATTGCATGATTTATGTAAAAAGAAGAGGTCGCATG carries:
- the LOC107933272 gene encoding uncharacterized protein → MVEYSDEAYTIQHFTHLHPLKLVDFNHKDEVICSICEELCSSSSSSSTYGCMGCNFFLHKSCMKSIPRQLINHHIHPCTLIFITDPYGREECDCCGKHIVPGMKFSCGACEFGLHVKCALFPTIDSEDAREIQHFCHPHTLALVQNDEEYGSEPRCVACAQICLAPAPTFSCSRSCDLFFLHKSCNVKLPYSSVNFKHPFHSKHPLTIKYLPYNDHIRTCDACFRGIDLTLLAYSCRKSECKFNLHLDCYKLLPSITFIGHQHLLTLFEKTADVTCHLCCVNCHNFILRCVLCDINIHFQCHPSALETIKHKSHLHPLTLTKSPFEFELNSDEEEEEFYCDVCEQKRNQKELIYYCAECKFIAEVKCVFSTVSSLFSEDNSFEKEISKDDVTEVCLEIQKWQVENLLLKRIRLHEGLQVLETKTKQLEEESNGVKKEMRRTEGMLGNLVGGSSIRVIKLVENNSQLEICSIIQEPRFEDQTIRKN